A stretch of the Oncorhynchus clarkii lewisi isolate Uvic-CL-2024 chromosome 9, UVic_Ocla_1.0, whole genome shotgun sequence genome encodes the following:
- the LOC139415892 gene encoding prefoldin subunit 3-like produces MATTIDSSNAVQATSKKHLGIPEAIFVEDVESFMKQPGNDTADAVLRKLDEQYQKYKYMELNLAQKKQRLKSQIPQIKQTLEILRHMQKKKETTDPMETHFLLADNVYCKASVPPTDKVCLWLGANVMLEYDIDEAQSLLEKNLATASRNLDSLEEDLDFLRDQFTTTEVNMARVYNFDVKRRSKDNLLKSVKKS; encoded by the exons ATGGCAACGACCATAGACAGCAGCAATGCCGTACAGGCGACAAGCAAAAAGCATCTCGGAATTCCCGAAGCAATATTTGTG GAGGATGTCGAGTCGTTTATGAAGCAGCCAGGCAACGACACCGCAGACGCCGTACTGCGGAAACTGGATGAACAGTACCAGAAATACAAGTATATGGAGCTCAACTTGGCGCAGAAGAAACAAAG GTTGAAAAGCCAGATCCCACAGATCAAGCAGACTCTAGAAATCCTACGGCACATGCAGAAGAAGAAG GAAACCACAGACCCGATGGAAACACACTTCCTATTGGCTGACAACGTTTACTGCAAGGCGTCAGTCCCGCCCACCGACAAAGTGTGCCTGTGGCTAGGG GCCAATGTGATGTTGGAGTATGACATCGACGAGGCCCAGTCTCTTCTGGAGAAGAACCTAGCGACCGCATCACGCAACCTGGACTCCCTGGAGGAAGACCTGGACTTCCTCAGAGACCAGTTCACCACCACCGAAGTCA ACATGGCACGAGTCTACAACTTTGACGTTAAGAGGAGGAGCAAGGACAACCTCCTTAAATCAGTCAAGAAGTCTTGA